One Cololabis saira isolate AMF1-May2022 chromosome 12, fColSai1.1, whole genome shotgun sequence DNA window includes the following coding sequences:
- the col2a1a gene encoding collagen, type II, alpha 1a isoform X2 encodes MFSFVDSRTVLLLVASQVVLLSLVRCQEDDDQTYGAQGQKGEPGDIADVVGPKGPLGPMGPPGEQGPRGAVGAKGDKGNVGPRGRDGEPGTPGNPGPAGPPGPPGLGGNFAAQMAGGFDEKAGGAQMGVMQGPMGPMGPRGPPGPTGAPGPQGFQGGPGEPGESGPSGPMGPRGPSGPSGKPGSDGESGKPGKAGERGPAGPQGARGFPGTPGLPGIKGHRGHPGLDGAKGETGAAGAKGEGGSAGENGSPGPMGPRGLPGERGRPGAAGSAGARGNDGLPGPAGPPGPVGPAGAPGFPGSPGAKGEAGPTGARGAEGQQGPRGEAGTPGSPGPAGASGNPGTDGIPGAKGSAGASGIAGAPGFPGPRGPPGPQGATGPLGPKGQSGDPGLPGFKGEAGPKGELGPVGLQGPNGPAGEEGKRGARGEPGAAGPLGPPGERGAPGNRGFPGQDGLAGAKGAPGDRGVPGAGGPKGATGDPGRTGESGLPGARGLTGRPGDAGPQGKVGPTGAGGEDGRPGPPGPQGARGQPGVMGFPGPKGANGEAGKSGEKGLVGRPGLRGLSGKDGETGSAGPPGPSGPAGERGEQGQPGPSGFQGLPGPSGSPGEGGKPGDMGVPGEGGAPGAAGPRGERGFPGERGGGGPQGLQGPRGLPGTAGSDGPKGAIGPAGSAGSQGPPGLQGMPGERGAGGISGPKGDRGDNGQKGPEGAPGKDGSRGLTGPIGPPGPSGPNGAKGENGPIGPSGAPGVRGAPGDRGELGPPGPAGFAGPPGSDGQPGTKGELGESGQKGEGGSPGPQGPSGAPGPSGPTGVSGPKGARGAQGAPGATGFPGAAGRVGSPGPNGNPGAGGPAGAAGKDGPKGVRGDAGPPGRQGDPGLRGPGGLQGEKGEAGEDGPPGADGPSGPQGLAGSRGIVGLPGQRGERGFAGLPGPSGEPGKQGASGGAGDRGPPGPVGPPGLSGPSGEPGREGTPGSDGPPGRDGSVGIKGERGNTGPAGAPGAPGPPGGPGSVGPLGKQGDRGESGAQGPSGPPGSAGARGMAGPQGPRGDKGESGETGERGQKGHRGFTGLQGLPGPPGPAGDSGTSGPAGPSGAKGPPGPTGPAGKDGSNGQSGPIGPPGPRGRSGESGPAGPPGNAGPPGPPGPPGPGIDMSAFAGLGQTEKSTDPLRYMRADEASSSLRQHDVEVDSTLKSLNTQIENLRSPDGSQKNPARTCRDLKLCHPEWKSDDYWVDPNLGSVSDAMKAFCNMETGETCVYPSIPKVPKKNWWTSKSKEQKRIWFGETMNGGFHFSYAEDGPAANAASIQLNFLRLLSTEASQNITYHCKNSIAYMDQATGNLKKGVILQGSNEVEIRPEGNSRFTYSVLEDGCKRHTGRWGKTVIEYKTQKTSRLPIVDIAPTDIGGEDQEFGVDVGAVCFL; translated from the exons ATGTTCAGCTTTGTGGATTCAAGGACTGTTCTGCTACTTGTAGCATCCCAAGTTGTTTTACTATCCCTGGTCAGATGTCAAGAGGACGACGATC AGACGTATGGTGCTCAG GGCCAGAAAGGAGAACCCGGAGATATTGCAGAT GTCGTAGGACCCAAGGGACCACTGGGCCCTATG ggCCCCCCAGGGGAGCAGGGACCACGTGGAGCAGTTGGTGCTAAAGGTGATAAG GGAAATGTTGGACCTCGAGGAAGAGACGGTGAGCCTGGCACCCCTGGAAACCCTGGACCTGCCGGCCCACCTGGACCCCCAGGACTCGGAGGG AACTTTGCTGCTCAGATGGCTGGAGGTTTTGATGAGAAGGCTGGAGGAGCTCAGATGGGTGTCATGCAGGGACCCATG GGTCCCATGGGTCCCCGTGGTCCCCCTGGGCCCACCGGTGCTCCT GGGCCACAGGGTTTCCAGGGCGGCCCTGGAGAGCCCGGGGAGTCAGGTCCATCT GGACCAATGGGACCTCGTGGACCATCAGGACCTTCTGGAAAACCAGGAAGCGAT GGCGAATCTGGAAAGCCTGGCAAAGCTGGTGAGCGTGGACCTGCAGGGCCTCAG ggaGCTCGTGGATTCCCTGGAACTCCTGGACTTCCTGGAATCAAAGGACACAGA GGTCatcctggtctggatggagctAAAGGAGAGACTGGCGCCGCAGGAGCCAAG GGTGAGGGTGGTTCTGCTGGAGAAAACGGTTCACCTGGACCCATG GGCCCACGTGGTCTGCCCGGCGAGAGAGGTCGTCCTGGAGCTGCCGGATCTGCT GGTGCCCGTGGAAATGATGGATTGCCCGGTCCTGCTGGTCCACCT GGGCCAGTCGGTCCTGCTGGAGCTCCCGGTTTCCCAGGATCCCCAGGAGCCAAG GGAGAAGCTGGCCCTACTGGTGCTCGAGGAGCTGAAGGACAGCAGGGACCCCGTGGAGAGGCTGGCACCCCAGGATCTCCTGGACCTGCTGGAGCATCC GGTAACCCCGGTACTGATGGTATTCCTGGAGCCAAAGGATCCGCT GGAGCTTCTGGAATTGCTGGTGCTCCTGGATTCCCCGGCCCCCGCGGGCCACCTGGACCACAGGGAGCAACTGGACCTCTCGGGCCCAAAGGACAGTCT GGAGACCCCGGTCTTCCTGGATTCAAAGGTGAAGCCGGACCCAAAGGAGAGCTT GGTCCTGTTGGTCTTCAAGGTCCCAATGGGCCTGCTGGAGAAGAGGGAAAGAGGGGGGCGAGAGGAGAGCCCGGAGCTGCTGGACCACTTGGACCTCCAGGAGAGAGA GGAGCTCCTGGTAACCGTGGTTTCCCTGGTCAGGATGGTCTGGCTGGAGCTAAG GGTGCTCCTGGGGACCGTGGTGTCCCTGGTGCAGGCGGGCCTAAAGGTGCTACAGGAGACCCAGGACGCACAGGAGAGTCTGGTCTTCCCGGAGCCAGA GGTCTTACCGGTCGCCCTGGAGATGCTGGTCCTCAAGGCAAAGTTGGACCTACT GGTGCTGGTGGTGAGGACGGTCGCCCCGGCCCACCCGGCCCCCAGGGAGCACGTGGACAGCCTGGAGTGATGGGATTCCCAGGACCAAAGGGAGCtaat GGTGAAGCTGGAAAGTCAGGAGAGAAGGGACTTGTGGGCCGCCCTGGTCTGAGA GGTCTGTCTGGAAAGGATGGTGAGACTGGTTCTGCTGGACCTCCTGGCCCTTCC GGACCTGCcggagagagaggagagcaaGGACAGCCTGGACCTTCTGGCTTCCAA GGTCTGCCTGGACCCTCTGGATCCCCCGGAGAGGGTGGAAAACCTGGAGATATG GGTGTTCCTGGAGAAGGTGGAGCTCCTGGTGCTGCTGGACCCAGG GGAGAGCGTGGTTTCCCTGGTGAGAGGGGTGGTGGAGGACCCCAGGGTCTGCAAGGCCCCCGCGGACttcctggaacagctggaaGTGATGGACCCAAG GGCGCTATTGGACCAGCCGGTTCTGCCGGATCCCAGGGACCCCCCGGTCTGCAGGGCATGCCCGGAGAGAGAGGAGCCGGTGGCATCTCAGGACCCAAGGGAGACAGA GGTGACAATGGCCAGAAGGGACCTGAGGGAGCTCCTGGAAAGGATGGTTCAAGA GGTTTGACCGGTCCTATAGGTCCTCCTGGCCCATCTGGACCCAACGGCGCCAAG GGTGAGAATGGACCCATCGGCCCCAGTGGTGCCCCCGGCGTTCGCGGTGCTCCT GGCGACCGCGGTGAGCTCGGTCCTCCTGGTCCCGCTGGCTTTGCTGGACCTCCT GGCTCAGATGGTCAGCCTGGTACCAAGGGAGAGCTGGGTGAGTCCGGACAGAAGGGAGAAGGTGGTTCCCCTGGACCTCAGGGACCGTCCGGGGCTCCTGGACCTTCG GGCCCTACTGGTGTATCTGGACCTAAAGGAGCACGTGGTGCTCAGGGAGCTCCT GGTGCGACAGGCTTCCCTGGTGCTGCTGGCAGAGTTGGATCTCCTGGTCCTAAT GGTAACCCTGGCGCGGGTGGTCCTGCGGGTGCTGCTGGTAAAGATGGACCCAAGGGTGTCCGTGGTGACGCCGGCCCCCCAGGGCGACAGGGCGACCCCGGGCTGCGTGGACCCGGTGGTCTTCAGGGAGAGAAGGGAGAGGCTGGAGAGGATGGGCCTCCT GGTGCTGACGGGCCTTCAGGTCCCCAAGGTCTGGCTGGATCTCGTGGTATTGTGGGTCTGCCCGGTCAGCGTGGAGAGAGAGGCTTCGCTGGCCTTCCTGGACCTTCT ggAGAGCCTGGTAAACAGGGAGCATCTGGTGGAGCTGGCGACCGTGGACCTCCTGGACCTGTCGGGCCCCCTGGACTCAGTGGACCTTCTGGCGAGCCCGGGAGAGAG GGTACACCTGGATCAGACGGACCTCCTGGTCGGGACGGATCGGTCGGGATCAAG GGAGAGCGTGGAAACACAGGTCCTGCTGGCGCCCCGGGAGCTCCTGGCCCCCCTGGTGGCCCCGGATCCGTAGGACCTCTGGGCAAGCAGGGAGACAGAGGAGAGTCT GGTGCTCAAGGACCTTCAGGACCCCCGGGATCAGCTGGTGCTAGAGGAATGGCT GGACCCCAAGGACCACGTGGAGACAAGGGAGAGTCTGGTGAAACCGGAGAGAGGGGACAGAAGGGACACCGTGGCTTCACCGGTCTGCAGGGTCTCCCCGGACCCCCT GGTCCCGCTGGAGATTCTGGAACTTCCGGGCCTGCAGGACCAAGCGGCGCTAAG GGACCACCTGGACCCACTGGACCTGCTGGCAAAGATGGATCTAACGGACAGTCTGGCCCCATCGGACCTCCTGGACCTCGTGGACGCTCTGGAGAAAGTGGTCCTGCT GGTCCCCCTGGTAACGCTGGACCCCCTGGTCCCCCCGGCCCACCGGGCCCCGGCATCGACATGTCCGCCTTCGCCGGCCTGGGCCAGACGGAGAAGTCCACCGACCCTCTGAGGTACATGAGGGCGGACGAGGCCTCCAGCTCCCTCAGGCAGCACGACGTCGAGGTGGATTCCACCTTGAAGTCACTCAACACCCAGATCGAGAACCTGCGCAGTCCTGATGGTTCCCAGAAGAATCCTGCTCGCACCTGCAGAGACCTGAAGCTGTGTCATCCCGAGTGGAAGAGCG ATGACTACTGGGTGGATCCCAACCTGGGCAGCGTGAGTGACGCCATGAAGGCATTCTGCAACATGGAGACCGGTGAGACCTGCGTCTATCCCAGCATCCCCAAAGTACCAAAGAAGAACTGGTGGACCAGCAAGAGCAAGGAGCAGAAAAGGATCTGGTTCGGAGAAACGATGAACGGAGGATTCCAC TTCAGCTACGCCGAGGACGGCCCCGCCGCCAACGCCGCCAGCATCCAGCTCAACTTCTTGAGGCTTCTGTCCACCGAAGCCTCCCAGAACATCACttatcactgcaaaaacagcatcGCCTACATGGACCAGGCCACAGGAAACCTGAAGAAGGGCGTGATTCTGCAGGGCTCCAACGAAGTGGAGATCCGTCCAGAAGGCAACAGTCGCTTCACTTACAGCGTGTTGGAGGATGGCTGCAAG AGACATACAGGCCGGTGGGGCAAGACCGTCATCGAGTACAAAACACAGAAAACCTCCCGTCTGCCAATCGTGGACATCGCTCCTACAGATATCGGAGGAGAGGATCAGGAGTTCGGAGTGGATGTAGGCGCAGTCTGCTTCTTGTAA
- the col2a1a gene encoding collagen, type II, alpha 1a isoform X1, which translates to MFSFVDSRTVLLLVASQVVLLSLVRCQEDDDQAAGCIQDDQRYNDKDVWKPEPCRICVCDSGAVLCDEIICEEIKECANPIIPSGECCPICPADASAPIETYGAQGQKGEPGDIADVVGPKGPLGPMGPPGEQGPRGAVGAKGDKGNVGPRGRDGEPGTPGNPGPAGPPGPPGLGGNFAAQMAGGFDEKAGGAQMGVMQGPMGPMGPRGPPGPTGAPGPQGFQGGPGEPGESGPSGPMGPRGPSGPSGKPGSDGESGKPGKAGERGPAGPQGARGFPGTPGLPGIKGHRGHPGLDGAKGETGAAGAKGEGGSAGENGSPGPMGPRGLPGERGRPGAAGSAGARGNDGLPGPAGPPGPVGPAGAPGFPGSPGAKGEAGPTGARGAEGQQGPRGEAGTPGSPGPAGASGNPGTDGIPGAKGSAGASGIAGAPGFPGPRGPPGPQGATGPLGPKGQSGDPGLPGFKGEAGPKGELGPVGLQGPNGPAGEEGKRGARGEPGAAGPLGPPGERGAPGNRGFPGQDGLAGAKGAPGDRGVPGAGGPKGATGDPGRTGESGLPGARGLTGRPGDAGPQGKVGPTGAGGEDGRPGPPGPQGARGQPGVMGFPGPKGANGEAGKSGEKGLVGRPGLRGLSGKDGETGSAGPPGPSGPAGERGEQGQPGPSGFQGLPGPSGSPGEGGKPGDMGVPGEGGAPGAAGPRGERGFPGERGGGGPQGLQGPRGLPGTAGSDGPKGAIGPAGSAGSQGPPGLQGMPGERGAGGISGPKGDRGDNGQKGPEGAPGKDGSRGLTGPIGPPGPSGPNGAKGENGPIGPSGAPGVRGAPGDRGELGPPGPAGFAGPPGSDGQPGTKGELGESGQKGEGGSPGPQGPSGAPGPSGPTGVSGPKGARGAQGAPGATGFPGAAGRVGSPGPNGNPGAGGPAGAAGKDGPKGVRGDAGPPGRQGDPGLRGPGGLQGEKGEAGEDGPPGADGPSGPQGLAGSRGIVGLPGQRGERGFAGLPGPSGEPGKQGASGGAGDRGPPGPVGPPGLSGPSGEPGREGTPGSDGPPGRDGSVGIKGERGNTGPAGAPGAPGPPGGPGSVGPLGKQGDRGESGAQGPSGPPGSAGARGMAGPQGPRGDKGESGETGERGQKGHRGFTGLQGLPGPPGPAGDSGTSGPAGPSGAKGPPGPTGPAGKDGSNGQSGPIGPPGPRGRSGESGPAGPPGNAGPPGPPGPPGPGIDMSAFAGLGQTEKSTDPLRYMRADEASSSLRQHDVEVDSTLKSLNTQIENLRSPDGSQKNPARTCRDLKLCHPEWKSDDYWVDPNLGSVSDAMKAFCNMETGETCVYPSIPKVPKKNWWTSKSKEQKRIWFGETMNGGFHFSYAEDGPAANAASIQLNFLRLLSTEASQNITYHCKNSIAYMDQATGNLKKGVILQGSNEVEIRPEGNSRFTYSVLEDGCKRHTGRWGKTVIEYKTQKTSRLPIVDIAPTDIGGEDQEFGVDVGAVCFL; encoded by the exons ATGTTCAGCTTTGTGGATTCAAGGACTGTTCTGCTACTTGTAGCATCCCAAGTTGTTTTACTATCCCTGGTCAGATGTCAAGAGGACGACGATC AGGCAGCTGGCTGCATCCAGGATGACCAGCGCTATAACGATAAGGATGTGTGGAAGCCAGAGCCGTGccgtatctgtgtgtgtgacagcGGAGCGGTTCTGTGTGATGAGATAATCTGCGAGGAGATCAAAGAGTGTGCCAACCCTATCATCCCATCTGGAGAGTgctgtcccatctgccctgctgATGCCAGTGCCCCCATTg AGACGTATGGTGCTCAG GGCCAGAAAGGAGAACCCGGAGATATTGCAGAT GTCGTAGGACCCAAGGGACCACTGGGCCCTATG ggCCCCCCAGGGGAGCAGGGACCACGTGGAGCAGTTGGTGCTAAAGGTGATAAG GGAAATGTTGGACCTCGAGGAAGAGACGGTGAGCCTGGCACCCCTGGAAACCCTGGACCTGCCGGCCCACCTGGACCCCCAGGACTCGGAGGG AACTTTGCTGCTCAGATGGCTGGAGGTTTTGATGAGAAGGCTGGAGGAGCTCAGATGGGTGTCATGCAGGGACCCATG GGTCCCATGGGTCCCCGTGGTCCCCCTGGGCCCACCGGTGCTCCT GGGCCACAGGGTTTCCAGGGCGGCCCTGGAGAGCCCGGGGAGTCAGGTCCATCT GGACCAATGGGACCTCGTGGACCATCAGGACCTTCTGGAAAACCAGGAAGCGAT GGCGAATCTGGAAAGCCTGGCAAAGCTGGTGAGCGTGGACCTGCAGGGCCTCAG ggaGCTCGTGGATTCCCTGGAACTCCTGGACTTCCTGGAATCAAAGGACACAGA GGTCatcctggtctggatggagctAAAGGAGAGACTGGCGCCGCAGGAGCCAAG GGTGAGGGTGGTTCTGCTGGAGAAAACGGTTCACCTGGACCCATG GGCCCACGTGGTCTGCCCGGCGAGAGAGGTCGTCCTGGAGCTGCCGGATCTGCT GGTGCCCGTGGAAATGATGGATTGCCCGGTCCTGCTGGTCCACCT GGGCCAGTCGGTCCTGCTGGAGCTCCCGGTTTCCCAGGATCCCCAGGAGCCAAG GGAGAAGCTGGCCCTACTGGTGCTCGAGGAGCTGAAGGACAGCAGGGACCCCGTGGAGAGGCTGGCACCCCAGGATCTCCTGGACCTGCTGGAGCATCC GGTAACCCCGGTACTGATGGTATTCCTGGAGCCAAAGGATCCGCT GGAGCTTCTGGAATTGCTGGTGCTCCTGGATTCCCCGGCCCCCGCGGGCCACCTGGACCACAGGGAGCAACTGGACCTCTCGGGCCCAAAGGACAGTCT GGAGACCCCGGTCTTCCTGGATTCAAAGGTGAAGCCGGACCCAAAGGAGAGCTT GGTCCTGTTGGTCTTCAAGGTCCCAATGGGCCTGCTGGAGAAGAGGGAAAGAGGGGGGCGAGAGGAGAGCCCGGAGCTGCTGGACCACTTGGACCTCCAGGAGAGAGA GGAGCTCCTGGTAACCGTGGTTTCCCTGGTCAGGATGGTCTGGCTGGAGCTAAG GGTGCTCCTGGGGACCGTGGTGTCCCTGGTGCAGGCGGGCCTAAAGGTGCTACAGGAGACCCAGGACGCACAGGAGAGTCTGGTCTTCCCGGAGCCAGA GGTCTTACCGGTCGCCCTGGAGATGCTGGTCCTCAAGGCAAAGTTGGACCTACT GGTGCTGGTGGTGAGGACGGTCGCCCCGGCCCACCCGGCCCCCAGGGAGCACGTGGACAGCCTGGAGTGATGGGATTCCCAGGACCAAAGGGAGCtaat GGTGAAGCTGGAAAGTCAGGAGAGAAGGGACTTGTGGGCCGCCCTGGTCTGAGA GGTCTGTCTGGAAAGGATGGTGAGACTGGTTCTGCTGGACCTCCTGGCCCTTCC GGACCTGCcggagagagaggagagcaaGGACAGCCTGGACCTTCTGGCTTCCAA GGTCTGCCTGGACCCTCTGGATCCCCCGGAGAGGGTGGAAAACCTGGAGATATG GGTGTTCCTGGAGAAGGTGGAGCTCCTGGTGCTGCTGGACCCAGG GGAGAGCGTGGTTTCCCTGGTGAGAGGGGTGGTGGAGGACCCCAGGGTCTGCAAGGCCCCCGCGGACttcctggaacagctggaaGTGATGGACCCAAG GGCGCTATTGGACCAGCCGGTTCTGCCGGATCCCAGGGACCCCCCGGTCTGCAGGGCATGCCCGGAGAGAGAGGAGCCGGTGGCATCTCAGGACCCAAGGGAGACAGA GGTGACAATGGCCAGAAGGGACCTGAGGGAGCTCCTGGAAAGGATGGTTCAAGA GGTTTGACCGGTCCTATAGGTCCTCCTGGCCCATCTGGACCCAACGGCGCCAAG GGTGAGAATGGACCCATCGGCCCCAGTGGTGCCCCCGGCGTTCGCGGTGCTCCT GGCGACCGCGGTGAGCTCGGTCCTCCTGGTCCCGCTGGCTTTGCTGGACCTCCT GGCTCAGATGGTCAGCCTGGTACCAAGGGAGAGCTGGGTGAGTCCGGACAGAAGGGAGAAGGTGGTTCCCCTGGACCTCAGGGACCGTCCGGGGCTCCTGGACCTTCG GGCCCTACTGGTGTATCTGGACCTAAAGGAGCACGTGGTGCTCAGGGAGCTCCT GGTGCGACAGGCTTCCCTGGTGCTGCTGGCAGAGTTGGATCTCCTGGTCCTAAT GGTAACCCTGGCGCGGGTGGTCCTGCGGGTGCTGCTGGTAAAGATGGACCCAAGGGTGTCCGTGGTGACGCCGGCCCCCCAGGGCGACAGGGCGACCCCGGGCTGCGTGGACCCGGTGGTCTTCAGGGAGAGAAGGGAGAGGCTGGAGAGGATGGGCCTCCT GGTGCTGACGGGCCTTCAGGTCCCCAAGGTCTGGCTGGATCTCGTGGTATTGTGGGTCTGCCCGGTCAGCGTGGAGAGAGAGGCTTCGCTGGCCTTCCTGGACCTTCT ggAGAGCCTGGTAAACAGGGAGCATCTGGTGGAGCTGGCGACCGTGGACCTCCTGGACCTGTCGGGCCCCCTGGACTCAGTGGACCTTCTGGCGAGCCCGGGAGAGAG GGTACACCTGGATCAGACGGACCTCCTGGTCGGGACGGATCGGTCGGGATCAAG GGAGAGCGTGGAAACACAGGTCCTGCTGGCGCCCCGGGAGCTCCTGGCCCCCCTGGTGGCCCCGGATCCGTAGGACCTCTGGGCAAGCAGGGAGACAGAGGAGAGTCT GGTGCTCAAGGACCTTCAGGACCCCCGGGATCAGCTGGTGCTAGAGGAATGGCT GGACCCCAAGGACCACGTGGAGACAAGGGAGAGTCTGGTGAAACCGGAGAGAGGGGACAGAAGGGACACCGTGGCTTCACCGGTCTGCAGGGTCTCCCCGGACCCCCT GGTCCCGCTGGAGATTCTGGAACTTCCGGGCCTGCAGGACCAAGCGGCGCTAAG GGACCACCTGGACCCACTGGACCTGCTGGCAAAGATGGATCTAACGGACAGTCTGGCCCCATCGGACCTCCTGGACCTCGTGGACGCTCTGGAGAAAGTGGTCCTGCT GGTCCCCCTGGTAACGCTGGACCCCCTGGTCCCCCCGGCCCACCGGGCCCCGGCATCGACATGTCCGCCTTCGCCGGCCTGGGCCAGACGGAGAAGTCCACCGACCCTCTGAGGTACATGAGGGCGGACGAGGCCTCCAGCTCCCTCAGGCAGCACGACGTCGAGGTGGATTCCACCTTGAAGTCACTCAACACCCAGATCGAGAACCTGCGCAGTCCTGATGGTTCCCAGAAGAATCCTGCTCGCACCTGCAGAGACCTGAAGCTGTGTCATCCCGAGTGGAAGAGCG ATGACTACTGGGTGGATCCCAACCTGGGCAGCGTGAGTGACGCCATGAAGGCATTCTGCAACATGGAGACCGGTGAGACCTGCGTCTATCCCAGCATCCCCAAAGTACCAAAGAAGAACTGGTGGACCAGCAAGAGCAAGGAGCAGAAAAGGATCTGGTTCGGAGAAACGATGAACGGAGGATTCCAC TTCAGCTACGCCGAGGACGGCCCCGCCGCCAACGCCGCCAGCATCCAGCTCAACTTCTTGAGGCTTCTGTCCACCGAAGCCTCCCAGAACATCACttatcactgcaaaaacagcatcGCCTACATGGACCAGGCCACAGGAAACCTGAAGAAGGGCGTGATTCTGCAGGGCTCCAACGAAGTGGAGATCCGTCCAGAAGGCAACAGTCGCTTCACTTACAGCGTGTTGGAGGATGGCTGCAAG AGACATACAGGCCGGTGGGGCAAGACCGTCATCGAGTACAAAACACAGAAAACCTCCCGTCTGCCAATCGTGGACATCGCTCCTACAGATATCGGAGGAGAGGATCAGGAGTTCGGAGTGGATGTAGGCGCAGTCTGCTTCTTGTAA